The Arachis hypogaea cultivar Tifrunner chromosome 16, arahy.Tifrunner.gnm2.J5K5, whole genome shotgun sequence genome contains a region encoding:
- the LOC140179754 gene encoding S-adenosyl-L-methionine-dependent tRNA 4-demethylwyosine synthase-like codes for MPSALSSFPARVTLLALFSATTFYFLYKSRRLRHLKTLTLSSKHTTRGKILFVSQTGTSKNLAQRLHNLLASKGVVFDLVDAQSYEPEDLPKETLVLIVASTWEDGNPPSGARFFATWLAESVKDFRVGALLLKGCRFGVFGVGSRAYGERFNAVAKGFVKQIRDLGGSEVVPLGEGDVDGGELDLDFEKWCEKVVGFLKGKVLENGVNGNLECGVYDSEEESEGESDLEEEEIVDLEDIAGKVPPRKKTAAAAESNGNGNGKVNGQREMVTPVIRANLEKQGYKIIGSHSGVKICRWTKSQLRGRGGCYKHSFYGIESHRCMEATPSLACANKCVFCWRHHTNPVGKSWQWKMDDPIEIVNSAIEMHSNMIKQMKGVPGVTLERLNEGLTPRHCALSLVGEPIMYPEINTLVDELHKRRISTFLVTNAQFPDKIKSMKPLTQLYVSVDAATKDSLKAIDRPLFGDFWERFIDSLTALKEKHQRTVYRLTLVKGWNTEDVDAYYKLFSIGEPDFVEIKGVTYCGSSATSKLTMENVPWHADVKAFSEALALKSQGEYEVACEHAHSCCVLLAKTKKFKIDDKWYTWIDYDKFHDLVASGRTFDSTDYMTATPSWAVYGAQEGGFDPEQSRYRKERRHHKSSRNQSG; via the exons ATGCCCTCTGCATTGTCTTCTTTCCCAGCGCGTGTGACGCTACTCGCTCTCTTCTCCGCCACAACCTTCTACTTCCTCTACAAGTCTCGCCGCTTGCGCCACCTCAAAACCCTCACTCTCTCTTCAAAACACACTACACGTGGCAAAATCCTATTCGTTTCACAAACCGGAACTTCCAAAAACCTAGCACAGCGCCTCCACAATCTCTTAGCCTCAAAGGGCGTCGTTTTCGACCTCGTAGATGCTCAGAGCTACGAGCCCGAAGACTTACCGAAAGAAACCCTAGTTCTCATCGTTGCTTCGACTTGGGAAGATGGGAATCCACCTTCTGGAGCACGGTTTTTTGCCACGTGGCTCGCGGAGAGCGTGAAGGATTTTAGGGTTGGGGCGTTGCTTCTGAAGGGTTGTAGGTTCGGGGTGTTTGGTGTGGGGAGTAGAGCTTATGGAGAGAGGTTCAATGCGGTGGCTAAGGGTTTTGTGAAGCAGATTAGGGATTTGGGTGGGAGTGAGGTTGTGCCTTTAGGGGAAGGTGATGTTGATGGTGGTGaattggatttggattttgagaAGTGGTGTGAGAAGGTTGTTGGTTTTTTGAAAGGCAAGGTTTTGGAAAATGGGGTTAATGGTAATTTGGAGTGTGGGGTTTATGATTCTGaggaggaatctgaaggagagaGTGATTTGGAGGAAGAGGAAATTGTTGATCTTGAGGACATTGCTGGGAAGGTGCCACCAAGGAAGAAGACGGCAGCGGCAGCTGAGAGTAATGGTAATGGAAATGGAAAAGTGAATGGCCAAAGGGAAATGGTGACTCCAGTTATTAGAGCTAATTTAGAGAAGCAG GGGTATAAAATTATTGGTTCGCATAGCGGTGTTAAGATTTGTAGATGGACCAAGTCACAGCTTCGAGGACGGGGTGGTTGCTACAAGCATTCATTCTATGGTATTGAGAGCCATAG GTGCATGGAGGCAACCCCTAGCCTGGCCTGTGCAAATAAATGTGTTTTTTGTTGGAGACATCACACAAATCCAGTGGGAAAAAGTTGGCAATGGAAGATGGATGATCCAATAGAGATTGTAAATTCTGCAATAGAGATGCATTCAAATATGATTAAACAAATGAAAGGAGTTCCTG GAGTTACCCTGGAGCGACTAAACGAAGGTCTTACACCACGACATTGTGCATTATCTCTTGTTGGGGAACCTATTATGTATCCAGAGATAAATACACTTGTGGATGAACTGCACAAAAGGAGAATTTCCACTTTTCTGGTGACAAATGCACAGTTTCCAGATAAAATAAAGTCAATGAAGCCTCTCACCCAG TTATATGTCAGTGTAGATGCTGCAACAAAAGACTCCTTGAAGGCAATTGATAGGCCACTCTTTGGAGATTTCTGGGAACGATTCATT GATTCCTTGACAGCCCTGAAGGAAAAACATCAAAGAACTGTATACCGCTTGACATTGGTGAAAGGTTGGAACACTGAAGATGTTGATGCTTATTACAAGCTCTTTAGTATTGGAGAACCTGACTTTGTTGAAATCAAGGGAGTTACATATTGTGGCTC CTCTGCCACATCAAAATTGACGATGGAAAATGTGCCTTGGCATGCTGATGTGAAAGCTTTTTCAGAGGCCCTTGCTCTGAAAAGCCAAGGGGAGTATGAAGTTGCTTGTGAACATGCTCATTCATGTTGTGTTCTCTTAGCAAAGACTAAGAAGTTCAAGATTGATGACAAGTGGTATACATGGATAGACTACGATAAATTTCATGACCTG GTGGCGTCTGGAAGAACTTTTGACAGCACAGATTACATGACTGCTACACCTTCATGGGCTGTCTATGGAGCACAGGAAGGTGGTTTCGATCCTGAACAATCAAGATATAGGAAAGAGAGACGACATCATAAATCAAGTCGCAATCAATCAGGTTAG